In the genome of Trichomycterus rosablanca isolate fTriRos1 chromosome 24, fTriRos1.hap1, whole genome shotgun sequence, one region contains:
- the si:dkeyp-61b2.1 gene encoding tumor necrosis factor receptor superfamily member 1B, producing MAETASLLFGFILLNCNCVPCPPEQYWYMRSGVAKCEKCTSSCNEKRNSQGSDMNQVEISSCNKTSNRKCQCKPGFYCPSSVELKCRRPCLPCQNGFLSKPSLNGSCQPYTDCASLGKVVIEEGSATKDRVCGKPPTSSQMSTVDSKAVTSAILSTLTLTVPTTNQATGHQHIRIPPTRAFGNQTNITILMPVLSNPESTEIISSLPSYDGSVSPPETLLKTTWIFLPLLVFILLVLLCICIKRKGKTVKRKLEWAGLAFGKFQPVDAAKGQTQPQGSCPGANQQVTMDIIGKGESINNTVGSIFIYSPGTVILGSKSNERKEDAEVSSEASGELDSDEKHPMIVPQQESTSQEDFISLSMQEEFGKELCFPVPATSK from the exons ATGGCTGAAACTGCTTCTCTTCTCTTTG GTTTTATCCTACTTAACTGCAATTGTGTGCCATGCCCCCCTGAACAATACTGGTACATGAGAAGCGGAGTGGCCAAATGTGAAAAGTGCACATCCAGTTGTAATGAAAAGCGCAACAGCCAGG GGTCAGATATGAATCAGGTTGAAATATCTTCTTGCAATAAGACGAGTAACCGGAAGTGCCAATGCAAACCAGGTTTCTACTGCCCATCTTCAGTAGAATTAAAGTGCAGGAGGCCCTGTTTACCATGCCAAAACGGCTTCTTGAGTAAACCATCACTCAACGGATCCTGCCAGCCTTACACTGA CTGTGCCAGTCTTGGAAAGGTGGTGATTGAAGAAGGATCTGCCACTAAGGACAGAGTGTGTGGCAAACCACCAACCTCATCCCAAATGTCTACAGTAGACTCAAAAGCTGTTACTTCAGCCATTCTGTCCACTTTAACCCTGACTGTTCCTACCACCAATCAAGCCACTGGCCACCAGCACATCAGGATACCACCCACTAGGGCATTTGGGAACCAAACTAATATCACGATTTTGATGCCAGTCCTTTCAAACCCAGAGAGCACAGAAATAATCTCAAGTTTGCCAAGCTACG ATGGCTCTGTTTCACCACCTGAGACCCTTTTGAAGACCACTTGGATCTTTCTGCCTCTGTTGGTGTTTATTTTGCTGGTGCTTTTATGTATCTGCATAAAGCGCAAAGGCAAAACTGTAAAGAGAAAACTAGAGTGGGCAG GTCTTGCATTTGGAAAGTTC CAGCCAGTGGATGCTGCTAAAGGTCAAACCCAGCCACAAGGGTCATGTCCAGGGGCCAATCAGCAGGTCACCATGGATATTATTGGAAAAGGGGAAAGCATTAACAACACAGTGG GGTCCATTTTCATCTACTCTCCAGGGACGGTGATCTTAGGCTCTAAGTCGAATGAGCGAAAGGAGGATGCTGAGGTGAGCAGCGAGGCGAGTGGTGAACTTGACAGCGATGAGAAGCATCCTATGATCGTGCCCCAGCAGGAGTCCACTTCCCAGGAAGACTTTATCAGCTTGTCTATGCAGGAAGAGTTCGGCAAAGAGCTGTGTTTTCCAGTCCCAGCTACGAGCAAATGA